GCCAGGCCAGAAGCTTTTGGAGATTGGCTGCGGATGGGGCGGCTTTGCCGAATACGCCGCCAAGACGTTCGGCGCCAAGGTCGTCGGACTCACCATCAGCAAGGAGCAGCGCGATTTTGCCCAGGCGCGCATTCACAACGCCGGGCTCAGCGACAAGGTCGAGATCAGGCTGCAGGACTATCGCGACGAGCGCGATCGCTACGACCGGATCGCTTCCATCGAGATGATCGAGGCGGTCGGCGAGCAATTCTGGCCGAAATATTTTTCACAGTTGCGCGACCGCCTGCTGGCCGGGGGGCTCGCCGGCATCCAGACCATCACCATCCAGGACAGCCTGTTCCAGACCTATCGCCGTGAAGTCGACTTCATCCAGCGCTACGTCTTTCCGGGCGGCATGCTGCCCTCGCCGCAGATCCTCAAAACGCTCGGTGAACGGTTCGGCGTTCCCGTCATCCGCGAGCGCATTTTCGGGCAAGATTATGCCAGGACGCTCGCGATCTGGCGAAGCAATTTCCGGGCGGCCTGGCCCAACCTGACGCCGTCAGGCTTCGACGACCGCTTCCGGCGGCTGTGGGAGTATTACCTCGCCTATTGCGAGGCGGGGTTCCTGTCTGGAAATATCGACGTGCGTCAGGTGGTGTTTGCGAAATCGGGCTGACAGCCCTGTTTCAGCGCTGGCTTGTATGGCTAGCGGCGGTCCTTTAGGGTCGCCCAACGATTAGGCAAACAAACCGGCAATTTTGAAAAACATGGCCTTTAACAAAGACGTCATCGAAGCGATCGGCAACACGCCCCTCATCAAGCTCAATCGCGCTTCCGAGCTGACCGGCTGCACGATTCTCGGCAAGGCCGAATTCATGAATCCAGGCCAGTCGGTCAAGGACCGCGCGGGCAAGTGGATGATCCTGGAGGCTGAGAAGCGCGGCGAGCTCAAGCCGGGTGGGCTGGTGGTGGAATCGACCGCGGGCAATACCGGCATCGGTCTCGCCGTCGTCGCCAACGCGCGCGGTTACCGCACCTTGATCCTGATCCCGGAAACGCAGAGCAAGGAAAAGAAGGACACGCTGCGGCTGTGCGGCGCCGAGCTGATCGAAGTGCCGATGCTGCCCTACGCCAATCCGAACAACTACCAGCATGTCGGGCGGCGGCTGGCCGCCCAGCTTCGCAAGACCGAGCCGAACGGCGTGTTGTTCGCCGACCAGTGGAACAATCTCGACAACGCCAAGGCGCATTACGAGTCGACCGGTCCGGAGATCTGGGAGCAGACCGGCGGCAAGATCGACGGCTTCATCTGCTCGGTCGGCACCGGCGGCACGCTGGCCGGCGCCAGCCGCTATCTGAAGGAAAAGCACCCGGGCATCGTCAACGCCTGCGCCGATCCGCATGGCTTCGCGATGTACGAGCTGTTCAAGCACGGCACCGCCAGATCGACGCCGGGCGACTCGATCACCGAAGGCATCGGGCTCGGCCGCGTCACCCCGGTCATCGAGACCGCGAAGGTGGATGACGCCTTCCTGATTTCGGACGAGGAAGCCGTGAAGGTGATCTATGACCTGCTCGAGCACGAGGGCCTGTGCCTCGGCGGCTCTACCGGCGTTAACGTGGCCGGCGCGATCCAACTCGCCAAGCAGCTCGGACCGGGCAAGACCATCGTCACCATCCTTGCCGATTCCGGCAACCGCTATCAGTCAAAGCTGTTCAATCCGGAATTCATGCGCTCGAAGAACCTGCCGGTGCCGGAATGGCTGGAGAAGCGCACCCAGATCGACGTCCCGTTCGAGAAGGTGTGAGGGGAGCAGGATTCGTAGCCCGGATGGAGCGCAGCGTAATCCGGGGTTGACGATCGCGCGCGGGATACCCGGATTGCGCTGTGCTCCATCCGGGCTACGTCACCTGCCTAATGCCGCAGGATCTGGCTCAGGAACAGTTTCGTCCGCGCGTGCTGCGGATTGGCGAAGAATTCCTGCGGCGTGTTTGACTCGATCACCTGCCCCGCGTCCATGAAGACGACGCGGTTGGCGACTTCGCGGGCAAATCCCATTTCGTGGGTGACGACCAGCATGGTCATGCCTTCCCTGGCGAGATCGACCATGGTGTCGAGCACTTCCTTGACCATTTCGGGATCGAGCGCCGAGGTCGGCTCGTCGAACAGCATCACCTTGGGATTCATGGTCAGCGCGCGGGCGATGGCGACGCGTTGCTGCTGACCGCCCGACATCTGGCCCGGATATTTGTTGGCCTGATGCGGGATCTTGACCCGCTCCAGGAATTTCATCGCGGTCGCTTCGGCATCCTTTTTCGGGATGTTGCGCACCCAGATCGGCGCCAGCGTGCAGTTCTCCAGCACCGTCAAATGCGGAAACAGGTTAAAACTCTGGAACACCATGCCGACCTCGCGCCGGACTTCGTCGACCCGCCGCAGGTTCGGCCCGAGCTCGATGCCCTCGACGACGATCTGCCCTTCCTGGAATTCCTCCAGCGCGTTGATGCAACGGATCAGGGTCGACTTGCCCGAGCCTGACGGACCGCAGATCACGATGCGCTCACCCTTGGAAACATCGAGGTTGATGTCGCGCAGGACGTGGAAATCGCCGTACCATTTATTGAGGCCTTGGATGCCAACGATCGAGTCTGTGCTCATGGTCCCACACTCAGTTGCGGCGATGCGCGTTCAGCCTGTTCTCGACGAACAGGGAATAACGCGACATGCCAAAACAGAAAACGAAATAGACGATCCCGGTGAATGCAAAGCCGGTGAACAACGTGGTCGGCGTCGACCAGTTTGGATCGGAAAACGCCGCGCGCAACGATCCCAGGAGATCGAACAGCGCGACGATCGAAACCAGCGAGGTGTCCTTGAACAGGCTGATGAAGCTGTTGACGAGGTTGGGGATGACGTGGCGCAACGCCTGCGGCATCACAACCAGCGCCGTGGTCTTGCTCCAGGACAGGCCGAGCGCGCTCGCCGCCTCACCCTGCCCGCGCGGGATCGCTTGCAGGCCGCCGCGGATGTTTTCAGCCTGGTAGGCGCCGGTAAACAGCGCGATCCCGATCAGGGCGCGCACCAATCCGTCGATGGTGAAACCGGTCGGCACGAACAGCGGCAACATATAGGTTGCGAAGAACAGCACCGTGATCAGCGGAACTCCGCGCCAGAACTCGATGAAGGAGATCGAGAAAATCCGGATCAGCGGAATCGACGAACGCCGTCCGAGCGCGAGCGCAATGCCGACCGGCATCGA
This portion of the Bradyrhizobium sp. AZCC 2262 genome encodes:
- a CDS encoding amino acid ABC transporter ATP-binding protein translates to MSTDSIVGIQGLNKWYGDFHVLRDINLDVSKGERIVICGPSGSGKSTLIRCINALEEFQEGQIVVEGIELGPNLRRVDEVRREVGMVFQSFNLFPHLTVLENCTLAPIWVRNIPKKDAEATAMKFLERVKIPHQANKYPGQMSGGQQQRVAIARALTMNPKVMLFDEPTSALDPEMVKEVLDTMVDLAREGMTMLVVTHEMGFAREVANRVVFMDAGQVIESNTPQEFFANPQHARTKLFLSQILRH
- a CDS encoding cyclopropane-fatty-acyl-phospholipid synthase family protein; this translates as MPELISVTLETVHAAFPELPRLVRLALGFGSKLQHGTLDVTLADGRIVRLGGNGPGPAAAMTVSNYGFASRLLRGGDIGIAEAYLRGEWDTPDLTQFLYLFCVNQDWMQTMLVANPLARTFQAVRHWLNRNTRRQARRNIYAHYDIGNAFYSAWLDPSMTYSSALFEDDTADLTAAQHNKYRRLAEAIDLRPGQKLLEIGCGWGGFAEYAAKTFGAKVVGLTISKEQRDFAQARIHNAGLSDKVEIRLQDYRDERDRYDRIASIEMIEAVGEQFWPKYFSQLRDRLLAGGLAGIQTITIQDSLFQTYRREVDFIQRYVFPGGMLPSPQILKTLGERFGVPVIRERIFGQDYARTLAIWRSNFRAAWPNLTPSGFDDRFRRLWEYYLAYCEAGFLSGNIDVRQVVFAKSG
- a CDS encoding cysteine synthase A, with the translated sequence MAFNKDVIEAIGNTPLIKLNRASELTGCTILGKAEFMNPGQSVKDRAGKWMILEAEKRGELKPGGLVVESTAGNTGIGLAVVANARGYRTLILIPETQSKEKKDTLRLCGAELIEVPMLPYANPNNYQHVGRRLAAQLRKTEPNGVLFADQWNNLDNAKAHYESTGPEIWEQTGGKIDGFICSVGTGGTLAGASRYLKEKHPGIVNACADPHGFAMYELFKHGTARSTPGDSITEGIGLGRVTPVIETAKVDDAFLISDEEAVKVIYDLLEHEGLCLGGSTGVNVAGAIQLAKQLGPGKTIVTILADSGNRYQSKLFNPEFMRSKNLPVPEWLEKRTQIDVPFEKV